One Deltaproteobacteria bacterium DNA window includes the following coding sequences:
- a CDS encoding xanthine dehydrogenase family protein molybdopterin-binding subunit produces MAQTYVGAPIRRGEDVRFLTGRATFIDDVKLPGMLYAAVLRSPHAHARIKSVDVSEALKLPGVAAVLTFADLPTGVKPVPLRMYALEGLDRFLQYPLARDKVAYVGEPVALVAAVDRYVAEDGADLIDVEYEPLPAVPDVEAALRGDVIIHEEQGTNVAGGYDIKLGDVDAAFRDAEYTRKEMLRVHRHTGNPMETRGLLASHDAGRNELTVWGMTKVAHFNRAVLSSLLEMPEHRIHFIEPDVGGGFGIRGEFYPEDYLVPYAAMKLGRPVKWIEDRREHLMAANHSRAVQCELEIAARRDGTFLAMRARIRGDMGAHIRTHGGLVPASTAAVLPGPYRFPAYQAHVECVMTNKMGVGTYRAPGRFESCYFRERMLDMVAADLGMDPIDLRRKNLIQPEELPYELGPTRPGITSTVFDSGDYPRALATALERFGYDALKPLQGQKRDGRYHGIGIGWFVKNTGLGPSEGARVAVTGPESVAVYLGIATLGQGHETVMAQICADALGVPMEWITVFHGHTDLMPWGGGTYSSRGTVMAGNAVHLTGEALRKRLLEVAARRLETDPAGLEFRSGKVYAAGTERPAAGGPGRSGDSGGREADAGAERPVAGSPGHSGEEPARYEAPRGNPGGDVADAGRALLNLGDLLEMTKPGKLSGGDTPGLEATEYFHTDRLTYTYGGHLVHVAVDPETGMVEILRYLVLEDVGRAVNPLLVHGQALGAAAQGIGGTLLEELAYNEDGQLLTTTLLDYPLPSSMEIPPVESIITEYSPSPLNPLGVKGAGEGGIVACGAALANAVSHALSSLGIQIKDLPLTPDRIRALVREAEGHG; encoded by the coding sequence ATGGCTCAAACTTACGTCGGGGCGCCGATACGGCGCGGTGAGGATGTCCGGTTCCTGACCGGCAGGGCCACGTTCATCGACGACGTGAAGCTACCCGGCATGCTGTACGCGGCCGTGCTGCGGAGCCCGCACGCGCACGCGCGCATCAAGTCGGTGGACGTGTCGGAGGCGCTGAAGCTCCCGGGGGTGGCCGCCGTGCTCACGTTCGCGGACCTGCCCACCGGCGTGAAGCCGGTGCCGCTGCGCATGTACGCGCTGGAGGGGCTGGACCGCTTCCTCCAGTATCCGCTGGCGCGGGACAAGGTCGCCTACGTGGGCGAGCCGGTGGCACTGGTGGCGGCGGTGGACCGTTACGTGGCCGAGGACGGCGCGGACTTGATCGACGTGGAGTACGAGCCGCTCCCGGCGGTGCCCGACGTGGAGGCGGCGCTACGCGGCGACGTCATCATCCACGAGGAGCAGGGCACCAACGTGGCCGGCGGCTACGACATCAAGCTCGGCGACGTGGACGCTGCCTTCCGCGACGCCGAGTACACCCGCAAGGAAATGCTGCGGGTGCACCGCCACACCGGCAATCCCATGGAGACCCGCGGCCTGCTGGCGTCCCACGACGCCGGCCGGAACGAGCTGACCGTGTGGGGCATGACCAAGGTGGCGCACTTCAACCGCGCGGTGCTGTCGTCCCTGCTGGAGATGCCCGAGCACCGCATCCACTTCATCGAGCCCGACGTGGGCGGCGGCTTCGGCATCCGGGGCGAGTTCTATCCCGAGGACTACCTGGTCCCCTACGCCGCCATGAAGCTCGGGCGGCCGGTGAAGTGGATCGAGGACCGGCGCGAGCACCTCATGGCCGCCAACCACTCGCGCGCGGTGCAATGCGAGCTGGAGATCGCCGCGCGCCGGGACGGTACATTCTTGGCCATGCGCGCGCGCATCCGCGGCGACATGGGCGCGCACATCCGCACCCACGGCGGCCTGGTGCCCGCGTCCACCGCCGCGGTGCTGCCCGGACCGTACCGCTTCCCCGCCTACCAGGCCCACGTCGAGTGCGTCATGACCAACAAGATGGGCGTGGGCACCTACCGCGCCCCCGGCCGCTTCGAGTCGTGTTATTTCCGGGAGCGCATGCTCGACATGGTCGCCGCCGACCTGGGCATGGACCCCATCGACCTGCGCCGCAAGAACCTCATCCAGCCCGAGGAACTGCCCTACGAACTCGGACCCACGCGCCCCGGCATCACCTCCACCGTGTTCGACAGCGGCGACTACCCGCGGGCGCTGGCCACCGCCCTGGAGCGGTTTGGCTACGATGCGCTGAAGCCCCTCCAGGGGCAGAAACGGGACGGACGCTACCACGGCATCGGCATCGGCTGGTTCGTCAAGAACACCGGCCTCGGACCGTCCGAGGGCGCCCGCGTCGCCGTCACCGGCCCCGAGAGCGTCGCCGTCTACCTGGGCATCGCCACCCTGGGCCAGGGCCACGAGACCGTCATGGCGCAGATCTGCGCCGACGCCCTGGGCGTGCCCATGGAGTGGATCACCGTGTTCCATGGCCACACCGACCTCATGCCCTGGGGCGGCGGCACCTACTCCAGCCGCGGCACCGTCATGGCCGGCAACGCCGTGCACCTGACGGGCGAAGCGCTCAGGAAACGGTTGCTGGAAGTGGCCGCGAGGCGGCTGGAGACCGACCCCGCGGGGCTGGAGTTTCGTTCCGGCAAGGTCTATGCCGCCGGCACGGAGCGGCCCGCGGCGGGCGGCCCCGGTCGTTCCGGCGACAGCGGCGGTCGAGAGGCGGACGCCGGGGCGGAGCGGCCCGTAGCGGGCAGCCCCGGTCATTCCGGCGAAGAGCCTGCCCGGTACGAGGCACCGCGCGGAAATCCGGGGGGCGATGTCGCTGATGCCGGCCGCGCGCTGCTGAACCTGGGCGACCTGCTGGAAATGACCAAGCCCGGCAAGCTCTCCGGCGGCGACACCCCAGGCCTCGAGGCCACCGAGTACTTCCACACCGACCGCCTCACCTACACCTACGGCGGCCACCTGGTGCACGTCGCCGTCGACCCCGAGACGGGAATGGTGGAGATCCTGCGGTATTTGGTGCTCGAAGACGTCGGCCGCGCCGTCAACCCCCTGCTCGTGCACGGCCAGGCCCTCGGCGCCGCCGCCCAGGGCATCGGCGGCACCCTGCTGGAGGAACTCGCCTACAACGAGGACGGCCAGTTGCTCACCACCACCCTGCTCGACTACCCGCTCCCGTCCAGCATGGAGATTCCCCCGGTGGAAAGCATCATTACCGAGTACTCCCCCTCGCCCCTCAACCCCCTCGGCGTCAAGGGCGCCGGCGAAGGCGGCATCGTCGCCTGCGGCGCCGCCCTCGCCAACGCCGTCTCCCACGCCCTGTCGTCCCTGGGCATCCAGATCAAGGACCTGCCGCTCACGCCCGACCGCATCAGGGCGCTGGTGCGGGAGGCGGAGGGGCACGGCTGA